CCACCAGCCGGACCGGCTCCCCGTTCCGCGCGGACGACTCGTCGCGGATGCCGGAGATGTCCCGGATGCGTTCTTCCTTGACGAGTTCCCCGATCAGTTCGGCGAGGCGGTTGCGCGTGACCTGGAAGGGGACTTCCTTGATGACGATGTGCGGCGTCTTGCCTTTGCTATCTTCGACAATGTCCGCGCGGGCGCGGAGGGTGATCCGGCTCCGCTCGCCGAGGTAGCCGCGGACGATGCCGTGGCGACCCATCACGATGCCGCCGGTCGGAAAGTCCGGGCCGGGGATGATTTCGAGCAGTTCCTGGAGGGTGGCTTCCGGGTCGTCGATCAGCTTGATGAGGCCGTCGCACACTTCCCGCAGGTTGTGTGGCGGGATGTCGGTCGCCATCCCGACCGCGATCCCGTCCGACCCGTTGACGAGCAGGTTCGGGAACTTGCTGGGGAGGACGAGCGGCTCGCGGTATTTGCCGTCGTAGTTGTCGATGAAGTCGACGGTCTCGTGGTCCAGGTCGGCCAGCATCTCGGCCGCCGCCGGGGTCAGCCGGGCTTCGGTGTACCTGTGCGCGGCCGGGGGAAGACCGGCGATCGAGCCGAAGTTCCCCTGCCCGTGGATCAGCTTGCTCCGCATGACCCAGTCCTGGGCCATGCGGACGAGGGTGTCGTAGATCGACGCGTCGCCGTGCGGGTGGTACCGCTTCATCGTCTCGCCGATGATCCCGGCGCACTTGCTGGTGGCCGCGTTCGGCGTCAGCCCGAGGTCGTTCATCGCCACTAAGATGCGTCGCTGGGACGGTTTCAGGCCGTCCCGCACGTCCGGCAGCGCGCGGCTGACCATCACGGACTGGGCGTAGGTGAGGTAGCTGTCCCGGAGTTCGTCAACGATGTCGAGCGGGTCGATCGGCGCCCAGTTCGGGGAGGGCGGCGGGGTGGTATCGGACGGGGGTGGTGTCGCGCGAGCCAAGCCTGCCTCCTGGGAAACCCGGGAATAGCGGGGACGTGGGGCGGGAGGATCGGCCGTAACGGATTTTCGCGACGGCGTTACCGCCGACCAGAAAAGGAGTTCCGTCAACAACCCGGCACCCGCCCCCAATCCCACTATTATACAAAAATCACCCACCTTGGGCTATGTCGGACGGCCACAGATGGGAACCATTTCGCTGGTGTTGCCGACCAACTGGGGTAGGATCAGTTGAAGCTCGTCATCCGCCCTCTTCCGGAGGTTTCGTACATGCGTCGGCTCGTACTGGCGACTATGGTGGCGTTCGTGGCGGCCCAGACGGTGCCGGCCGCCGACCCGCCCAAAGATACAACCCAGGCAGCCTTCACCCGCAACAAGAAGCTCAAGGGTAAGGTGACGGTCGATTTCAAAAACGAATTTCTCAAGGAAGCCCTGAAGGAAATCTCCGGGCAGTTGGAAGATCAGAAACTCGGACAACTCAGCACCCATTACGCCCCGGGCGTGTCACAAAACACGCGAATCACCTACGCGGGCAAGGACGTGACGGCCGAGGAGGCCCTGGACGGCATTTTCAAGCAACTCGACCTCGGGTACGTCGTCACCTCCAAGGACAAGGACCGGTACGACGGCTGGCTCGAAATCGCCAAGGGCAACGAACGCGGGTTTCCGGCGGGCACGACCGTCGCGCAAGCTGACCCGAAGAAGCCGGGCGCCAAGAAGCCGGAAGAAATGAAAAAGCCCGACGAGCCGAAGAAAACCGAGGAAGCCAAGAAGCCGGACCCGAAGAAGCCGGACGAGGCCAAGAAGCCGGACGACCCGAAGAAGACCGAGGAAGCCAAGAAGCCGGACGAGACCAAGAAGACCGACGACCCGGACGTGACCGAGGAAGACGAGAAGCTGGCCAAGTCTCAACTCGACTTGGCGAAGAAATTGCAGGACGATGGTAAAGCCGACCGGGCGAAGACGGTTTTCAAGTTCGTGGTCAAGAAGTACCCCGGGACGAAGGCGGCGGCCGAGGCCAAGGAAATCCTGGAGAAGGGCGACAAGTGAAAGACGCGATGAACCGCCGGCGGCCGTGGGTGTCGCCCGAGTCGGCCGGCCCGGACGGGCTGGTCGGGGTGGGCGGCGACCTCCGCCCGTCCACTCTCGTCCGCGGGTACGCGGAAGGCGTGTTCCCCTGGTTCAACGAAGGCGACCCCATTCTGTGGTGGTCGCCCGACCCGCGGGCGGTGATCGAACTCGACGGCATTCACATCTCCCATTCTCTCGCGCGAACGATCCGCTCCGGCCGCTTCCGCGTCACCGCCAACTGCGCGTTCGGCGACGTCATCCGCGGGTGCGCCGACTGCCGCACGGACGGGACGTGGGTGACCCGGCAAATGATCGAGGCTTACGAAGAGTTGCACCGCCTCGGCCACGCCCACAGCGTCGAAACGTGGGTGCGGACGGAGTCGAAAGGAACGGAACAGAAGTCCGACTCCCTGGAGGGCTGGACCCTGGCGGGCGGAATCTATGGCGTGTCCGTCGGCGGCTTGTTCGCCGGTGAATCGATGTTCTTCCGCGTCTCGGACGGCTCGAAGGTCGCCCTCGCGGCCCTCGTCGAACGACTCAAGACGTGTGGCTTCGAGTTGTTCGACGTGCAAATGCGGACCGAACACACGACCCGAATGGGCGCGACGGACATTCCACGAAAAGACTACCTGCGGCGACTCCGGGAAGCGGTCAAGAAGACGAACGTGCGATTCGCTTGAAGTAAGTCATCAAGTCGTTAGGTCATCAAGTCTTCAAGTCGGCCCCATTGGTGATACCACCGAGGCCATCCCGAAGGGGTGGATGAACCCGTTTTGGGGATAGACGGAATCAGTTTGCGGAGGTATGCCAAATATGGCATAATCAAGATGGCAAAGAACGACGATACCGAACCACAGACTCCGAAACCAGTTATCTGGACGGGGTCGAGTAAGAAGGATCTGCTCAAGTTTTCGAAGTCGGTCAAGCAAGCCGTCGGGCAAGCTTTGTTCGACGCTCAGACCGGCGGCAAGCATCCCGACGCCAAGCCCCTGAAAGGCTTCGGCGGGGCGGGCGTGCTTGAAGTAGTCGAAGACGACGACGGAAACACTTACCGGGCCGTCTACACGGTAAAATTCGCTGGCGTCGTTTACGTGCTACACGCCTTCCAAAAGAAGTCAAAGAGCGGCATCAAGACGCCGCCCTCGGAAATCAAGAAGGTCAGAACCCGATTACAAGAGGCGGAGAGCCACTATGCGGAGTGGATTAAGCAACAAGAACGAAAGGACAAAGGCAACTGATGAGGCAGTTCGGTTCGAGCAGGGGAGCGGGAACGTGTTCGCGGACCTCGGGCTTCCGAACCCGGAAATAGCCCTCGCGAAGGCGGAACTCGTTCAACACATCCGCGCCGTCATTGCCGAGCGAAAGCTCACCCAGGCGAAAACTGCCGCACTGCTGGGTCTCGACCAACCGAAGGTGTCTGCGCTCGTGCGCGGCCGAACTGCTGGGTACAGCATCGATCGCCTGTTCAAGTTCTTGAACGCGCTCGGCCAGCAAATTGAGATTTCTGTTAGGCCGGCTCCGAGAGGGGCAGATTCGGCCGGAACGCGTGTGGTCGTGGGCTGAGCTGGTACCCCGCACGCAACTGACGGGGAAGGTCCGGCGGAAGACACTTTTTTTTCACATCGAGCTGCTTCTAGCCGAAGAACTTGTGAGAGTAGCCGCACCGTCGGGGCGGTGCGGGTGCAGTTGCGGGCCACGCACAAGCAGGTGATGGAATGGAAGAAAGACATGACCGCCGAGGAATGGGCCGCCCTCACGGTCATCGTTCCCGGCTCGCAAACGGCCCGGTCCGAGAACGCCACGGTCCAATACTTCGCCCGACTGTTCGGCGAGTCGACTGGCGAGGGCCGTCGGGTCGTCTACGCCGAATCGCTTTGGGACGAGGAGAAGGCCCTCCGGCTACTCGGCACCATGCGGCTCGACGGGAAGTTGGCGGAAGCCGTGTTCGGCGATCGATTCCGCATGTACCGGGATTTTCTCGCCGACGGCGCTCGCGCCGCCATCGACGACATCCTTGCCCCCGAATAACAGAGTTGCGGGGTTGGGCTGCCGGCGTGCCCGCCGGGTATAATTGGAGGGCTTACGTCATCACTGGGGGACGGGATGGACATTACGACCGCACCGGGCGCGGACGGCCGCGCCGTCGGCTGGCGATTCGATAATACCTACGCCCGGTTGCCGGAGGCACTATTTGCCTCTGCTACCCCGGCCCGGGTTCAAGGGCCGCGGGTGTCGATCCTGAACCACGGGCTGGCAGCCGAACTCGGCCTCGATCTCGCTGCGCTAGCGCCGGACGAGGCGGCGGCGCTGTTTTCGGGCCAGACGTTGGCGGCCGAATCCCGGCCGATTGCCCAGGCTTACGCCGGACACCAGTTCGGCGGGTTCACCATGCTCGGCGACGGCCGGGCCATCCTACTGGGCGAACACCTGACGCCGTCCGGTCGGCTCGTGGACATCCAGCTAAAGGGACCGGGGCGGACGCGATTCTCGCGCGGCGGTGACGGGCGGGCCGCCCTCGGCCCGATGCTCCGGGAATACATCATCAGCGAGGCCATGGCCGCTCTCGGCATTCCCACCACCCGGAGCCTCGCGGTCGTCACCACCGGCGAGCCCGTCTACCGGACGTCACCCCTGAAAGGGGCCATCCTGACCCGCGTGGCGGCGAGTCACATCCGGGTCGGCACGTTCGAATACGCGGTCCGCCGGGACGAAGCGACGCTCCGGGCGCTGGCCGAGTACGCGATCGCCCGACACTACCCAGAACTGGTCGGCGCCCCGCGCAAGTACCTGGAGTTCCTCCGCGCCGTCGCCGACCGCCAGGCCGCGCTGGTCGCCCGGTGGATGCTGGTCGGATTCATCCACGGTGTGTTGAACACGGACAACGTGGCGATCTCCGGGGAGACGATCGACTACGGCCCGTGCGCGTTCATGAACGCCTACGACCCGGGCACGGTGTTCAGCTCGATCGACCACGCCGGGCGGTACGCTTACGGCAACCAGCCGAACATCACGCAGTGGAATCTGGCCCGGTTCGCCGAGACCTTGCTGCCGATCATCGACTCCGATCCGGAGAAGTCGGTTGCGGCCGCCACCGCGGTGTTGGGAGAGTTCCCCGCCAGATTCGAGCGGCACTGGCTCGAAGGAATGCGGAAGAAACTGGGCCTTCGGACCGAAGAGGCCGGAGACGCCGAACTGGTCCAGTCGCTACTGGAGCTGATGCACAAGACCCGCGCCGACTTCACTAACACGTTCCGCGATCTCTCCGGGGAGGAATTACCCGCGGACGATCGGTACCAGGATCCGGATTTCCGGGCGTGGCATTCGCGCTGGCAGGAGCGGCTCGTTCGGGACGGGCAACCGATGAGTTCGGCCCGGGGCCTGATGCGTTCGGTCAACCCGGCCGTCATCCCGCGCAACCACCGGGTCGAGGAGGCCCTTTCCGCCGCCGAGGAGCGCGACGATCTGTCAGTCATGCACCGGTTGCTGGAGGCACTGGCATCGCCATACGAGGATCGACCCGAGTTGGCGCCGTACCGGGAACCACCGGCCGACGAGTGCGGATACCGGACGTTTTGCGGAACGTAAGCGATTTGGCTCGACACAGATAGTTGAAACTTGTGGAACTGAGGGCGCGCAAAAAAAGACCGGCCGCTGACTGTCACACTGTCGCCCATTCAGTGTGATCGCCGCGGCCGGTCTTAAGAGAGTATACGCCCGGAGTGCGGTCCCAGGCAAATTCATGGGGCCAGAAAATCGGACAGAGTTTGGGCCGGTGACGGATTCTCTGACAGTTGAAAGCGATCACCTATGGACCCTTCCGGGTGGAAATCGTGACGTTTTATCCAGTTGCGCCTTTTATGGGACAAAAGAGATCCACAATTCGGGAATCGCGATTCCCACTCCGTCGCACGCACCGTTTCGATCTGATCGCCAAGGTTTCGTCCATGAAATACCCGGACATGCTCAACCGAGGTTCCCGCACACCGTCGGTCTCGCTTCGGGCTCACTGTCAGAACGCCCGGGTCCGAGGCGCGGTGGCCCAACGAACCGGACGGCTCGATTCTGCGTCTACTTTCCTGAACCGTCCGGTTGCGGCGGCCCTCTAACCAAGTGATCCCGAAGCCGCTACCGAACTCTATCCCTGCCGGTCTCGCGTTTGCGACTCCGGGAGGGTATACACACAGCCCCTCCAACCCGAGGTTACGATGACTGCCGCGACCAAAGTCGAAACGCTGTCGGAAGTCGAAGCCGCACCGGTAGAAACCACGTCTACTTCCTGGCCGCGTGAAGATAGGATCCGTGCCGGAGTGCTCGCGGCCCTCGGTCGCCCGGCCGAACTGCTGAAAGTAGCCGTGTTGCCGCTGTGGGGCGACAAGTTCCGCGTCAACGTGTGGACCGCCGTGAGCGGTGCCGGGAACGGAATCCCCAACAGCTTCTTCGTGACCGCCGACGAGCAGGGGACCATCCTCCGGTCCCAACCGCCGATCCGGAAGCTGTACTAATCCGTCATCCGCATCAGAATCGCCCGGTCGGGGCCGTTACCCCGACCGGGCGGCGGCTGTGGGGGCTTGTCGAATACAGTGCGAAGTAAATGCGGCCGCTTTTAGTTCGTGAGTAGGAATGGTATTTGCATTTCTCGGAGGAGCCCACTTCGAATAACCTAACTCCCTCCGACACTCCCCATGCACGCGATCTTCGCTCTTATTCCACTTCCGTTGCTCGCCGCTCCACCCGAGTTCCCGAAACTGCCGAAGCCCTTCGGCACGTCATCCGTTGTTAATCGGGCCAAAGTGATCGGTTGGCCCGAGGACCGCATAGCGACAGCCCCGCCGGGGTTCAAGATGACCCTGTTCGCTGCCGACGCTGAGACGCCCCGCTGGTTCTACCAGCTGCCCATATCGATGTCCTCGCGTCTGGGGCCCACGCAATCCCCAAGAAAAAAAGCCGACGAGAAGAAAGCCGAGGACTCTCCCAACCGGACCTCGCTGTATCGCGACGGCAAGAAGTACGCCCTGCTCAAAGATCTACAGTTGGGTCGGGCAGCAACGTGGTCAAACACGGGGCGAACAAAAAGATATTTCGTGTAAAGATTTAGTATAATTAATTGATATTATTATTTAATACAATTTTATATATTTATTTTTTAGTGTTCACGCTTTTAGCGATTCGGAAGGCGCGTCTCTGCTATTGGTCGCGAGGTCGGAAAATCAACCAGCCAGAGATATTTACATGCGAGCCCCACCGATCCGAGTCGTCAATCTTCTTTTATTCTTTTTTTGCTGCCATCTTGCCAAACGCAAGGAAAAAATAAAGGGTCCGACGACGAGCGACAAAAGATCGTGGCGACCGCGCCCTTGGTGAAGGACACAATATACTACAGAAAATTTGTATGCCAGATACACGCACGCAGACAGATAAATATTCGAGCTATGCAGAGCGGATATCTTGAGGCAATTCGAATCAAAGAAGGTCAGTTCGTGAAGATGGGAGAGGAGCTGTTCAAAGTCATACCAACGATCTATGAGGCAAAGTACGCGGCTGACAAGGCTGACGTTCTACTTGCGCAGATCGAGTATGACAATACAAAAAAACTGTACGACGCACAAACGAGGGTCGTTTCTCAGCGAGAGTTACTAGAGTACGGGGCCAAACTAGCAAAGGCCAAGGCCAAGTTGCAGTTGTCAGAGGCCGAATTAAAATTCACAACAATCACGGCTCCTTTTGACGGCATAATAGACCGCTTTTATGAACAGCAAGGCAGTCTGATCCAAGAAGGCGATAACCTTACATGCCTGACCGACAACAGTGTAATGTGGGTTTATTTTAACGTGCCGGAGGCTCGCTACTTAGATTACATGGCCGAACTGGGGCCGCCTCAAAATGATCAAGAGGACTACGAGACCAGGTTAAAAACTTTTCTGTCCGCACTGAATAGACAATCGCAAATCGAACTCGTACTGGCAAACGGCAGCACGTTTCCGCAGACCGGCAGGATTAGCGCGATCGAGGCCAAATTCAACAACGAGACTGGAAACGTTGCCTTCCGCGCGGATTTCCCAAACCCCAATCGGTTGCTACGCCACGGTGAGACGGGTAAGCTGTTGATTAAACAAACACTGCACAACGCCATCGTTATCCCAGTGCGAGCAACATTTCAAATCCTCGACAAACGATACGTTTACGTCATCGGTGAAGATCACGTAGTGCGACAGCGCGAGGTCGCCGTCCAGCACGAAATGGATGACATCTTTATCATTAAGAAAGGACTTGATGCGAAGGACAAGATCGTTTTGGACGGGGTTCAGCAGGTTCGGGACGGCGATAAGTTGGAAGAATTCGAGTTTCGGAAGCCGGAAGAAGTCCTTGGGCATCAAAAATTTCACGCAGAGTAGCGGTACTTTCTCAACGCGAAACTCAACGAAACGGCCCCGACCATGTTCAAGAAAATCCTCTACAGACCGGCGCTCGCAATCGTTCTGTCGATCCTGATTCTGTTCCTGGGCGGGATCGGGATTAAAACCCTCCCGACGGCCCAATTCCCCGCCATCGCGCCGCCGACCGTTCAGGTCGCCATTACTTATCCCGGCGCGAGTGCCAACGTATTGGTGGACTCGGTTCTGATTCCGCTGGAGCAATCCATCAACGGCGTACAGAACATGCGTTACATTGTTTCCGACGCCACCAGCGCCGGTGAGGCAACAATCAGGATTTACTTCGAGCCGGGTACAGACCCCAGCATCAATGTCGTGAACGTCCAAAACCGGGTCAACATCATGATCAACCGGCTGCCCCCTCTCGTTCGGCGAGAGGGAATTCTCGTTAGCCAGGTCGTGCCCAGCATGCTAATGTATGTAAACATTTATAGTACGGACCCTTCTGCCGACCAGAAAACTCTTTACAATTTTGCCAACGTCTATATCATGCCGAGGCTCAAGCGGATCCAGGGCATGGGTATCCCAAGGAATCTCGGCAACCGCTCATTTGCCATGCGGGTGTGGCTAAATCCCGACCGCATGCGCGCCTACAAAGTGTCCTCCGATGAAGTCATGAAAGCCCTGGCGGAGCAGAGCGTGATTGGTTCGCCCGGTCGACTCGGCCGGGCGTCGGGCAAGACGTCGCAATCGCGCGAATACGTCCTGACTTATATCGGCCGCTATACCGAGCCAGAGCAATACGCAAACATCATTCTGCGGGCGAATCCCGAAGGCGAAATCTTACGGGTCAAGGACGTCGGCGAAGTCGAATTGGGCTCCGAGTTCTATGACATTTACTCGGACGTCGACGGTCGTCCCGCGACGTCCATCATTCTCAAGCAAAGTCCCGGCTCTAACGCCGCTGCCGTCATCGAAGAAATCAAGAGGGAACTCAGCCGGATCAAAAAGAAATCATTCCCTCCCGGCATGGAGTATGAATTCGCCTACGACGTTTCAAAATTTCTGGACGCCTCCATCGAAAAGGTACTCCACACCCTACTCGAAGCATTCATCCTGGTGTCCCTGGTCGTATACATGTTTCTCGGGGACGTACGATCCACACTGATCCCGGTCCTCGCGGTTCCAGTGTCCTTGATCGGAACCTTTTTTGTCTTGCGACTGGTGGGGCTCTCGATCAACCTGATCACCCTCTTCGCCCTGGTTCTTGCGATCGGGGTTGTGGTGGACAACGCAATTGTGGTGGTCGAAGCCGTCCATGCCAAGATGCATGCCAAGCGCCTTTCGCCATTCCCGGCCGTCAAAGAGGTTCTTGACGAGATTAGCGGGGCGATCGTGGCCATTACCCTGGTGATGACCTCGGTCTTCGTTCCGGTGACATTCATGACCGGCCCGGTCGGGACCTTCTACCGCCAGTTCGGCATCACGATGGCGGCGGCCATCATTATTTCCGGTCTGGTCGCCCTCACGCTAACGCCCGTACTTTGCGCGATGATTCTCAAACCTCACGACGACGCGAATCGTGCAACAAAGTCGCGAGGAATGTGGCTCGTCCTGGCGTATATTTTGGGCGGATTACTCGTCTTGAGCCTAAGTTGCCTGGCGTATTATTTGTGGGGGCCAGTTGGTTTTCTCCTGCTTCTCGCGCCGCTTCTGCAGCGCCCATTTAACCGCGCTGTCGAGGTGGTAACGGACGGTTACGCCGGCATTCTCAGACGGGTTGTCACACGCCGCTCGTTGACCGTGGCCTCCGTCGGGGGGTTTGTTGCCGGTATATACGTTGTCAATATGTGGACGCCCACCGGGTTCATCCCGGGCGAGGACCAGGGCATTATTTACGGGATCATTCAGGCGCCTGCGGGGTCGACGCTCGAGTACACCAACGCCAAGTGCCACGGGTTGCAAGCAATCGCGAAGGAAATCGACGGAGTCGCGTCCGTCACTTCGGTGGCCGGCTACGAGGTTCTCACCGAGGGTCGGGGATCGAACGCGGGAACCTGCATTATTAATTTGAAGAATTGGTCGGGCCGCAAACTGAACGCGCGCCAAATCATTGGGGAACTCGAGGAGAAATGCCGTCATGGGATGACGAATGTTAAGGTCGAATTTTTTGAACCGCCCGCGGTTCCCGGATTTGGTGCCGCGGGCGGCTTCTCCTTGCGACTCCTCGACGAGGCGAACGCGACCGACTACAAGCAGCTCGGAAAAGTGACAGAGAAATTCATGGACGATTTGAAGCGACGCAAAGAATTGAGTAACCTGTTCACCTTCTACACCGCCAACTATCCGCAGTACGAACTCGTCATCAATAACGACGTGGCCATGCAGAAGGGCGTATCGATCGGAAATGCTCTAGACAATCTTAACATACTTATTGGAAGTACCTACGAGCAAGGTTTTGTTCGCTTTAATCAGTTCTACAAGGTTTATGTCCAGGCCGCGCCGGAGTTCCGGCGATTCCCGGATGATCTGGACACCTTGTTTGTCAAGAATGATCGCGGAGAAATGGTCCCTTATTCCGCATTCATGAGCGTCCAGATGAAGGAGGGCTTGAACGAAATCACGCGATACAACTTGTACCCGTCCGCCGCGATTAAAGGTAATCCCGCCCCCGGCTACAGCAGTGGTCAGGCCATCAGGGCGATCCAGGAGGTCGCTGCCGAGACGCTACCAAACGGCTACGACATCGGCTGGGAAGGTCTCTCTTATGACGAGTCGAGAGAGGGCGACGAGGCGGTTTATATATTCCTCGTCGTCCTCGTCTTCGTTTACCTTATATTAGTCGGGCAGTATGAGAGTTTTCTATTGCCGCTGGCCGTGATCCTGTCTCTGCCGATTGGGGTCTTCGGTTCGTTCTTGCTCTTACAAGCGACGGGATTGGATAACGATGTCTATGCCCAGATTAGTTTGATTATGTTGGTCGGTCTGCTTGGTAAGAACGCGATCTTGATTGTCGAAGTTGCGGTACAGCAGCGTCAAGAGGGTCTCCCCCTGAAAGAGGCGGCCATCCAAGGAGGAAAGTTGCGCTTTCGGCCGATTCAAATGACCTCATTCGCCTTCGTCGCCGGTCTGCTCCCGATGGTTGTTGCCACCGGTGCCGGGGCGATCGGAAACCGCACCATCGGCACGACCGGAGTCGGCGGGACGCTCGTGGGAACCTTACTTGGGGTCTTGGTCATTCCCGGCCTCTATTACATGTTCGGCAAGATGGCTGACGG
The sequence above is a segment of the Fimbriiglobus ruber genome. Coding sequences within it:
- the aat gene encoding leucyl/phenylalanyl-tRNA--protein transferase — encoded protein: MNRRRPWVSPESAGPDGLVGVGGDLRPSTLVRGYAEGVFPWFNEGDPILWWSPDPRAVIELDGIHISHSLARTIRSGRFRVTANCAFGDVIRGCADCRTDGTWVTRQMIEAYEELHRLGHAHSVETWVRTESKGTEQKSDSLEGWTLAGGIYGVSVGGLFAGESMFFRVSDGSKVALAALVERLKTCGFELFDVQMRTEHTTRMGATDIPRKDYLRRLREAVKKTNVRFA
- a CDS encoding type II toxin-antitoxin system RelE/ParE family toxin, translating into MAKNDDTEPQTPKPVIWTGSSKKDLLKFSKSVKQAVGQALFDAQTGGKHPDAKPLKGFGGAGVLEVVEDDDGNTYRAVYTVKFAGVVYVLHAFQKKSKSGIKTPPSEIKKVRTRLQEAESHYAEWIKQQERKDKGN
- a CDS encoding helix-turn-helix domain-containing protein, whose translation is MFADLGLPNPEIALAKAELVQHIRAVIAERKLTQAKTAALLGLDQPKVSALVRGRTAGYSIDRLFKFLNALGQQIEISVRPAPRGADSAGTRVVVG
- a CDS encoding protein adenylyltransferase SelO, which translates into the protein MDITTAPGADGRAVGWRFDNTYARLPEALFASATPARVQGPRVSILNHGLAAELGLDLAALAPDEAAALFSGQTLAAESRPIAQAYAGHQFGGFTMLGDGRAILLGEHLTPSGRLVDIQLKGPGRTRFSRGGDGRAALGPMLREYIISEAMAALGIPTTRSLAVVTTGEPVYRTSPLKGAILTRVAASHIRVGTFEYAVRRDEATLRALAEYAIARHYPELVGAPRKYLEFLRAVADRQAALVARWMLVGFIHGVLNTDNVAISGETIDYGPCAFMNAYDPGTVFSSIDHAGRYAYGNQPNITQWNLARFAETLLPIIDSDPEKSVAAATAVLGEFPARFERHWLEGMRKKLGLRTEEAGDAELVQSLLELMHKTRADFTNTFRDLSGEELPADDRYQDPDFRAWHSRWQERLVRDGQPMSSARGLMRSVNPAVIPRNHRVEEALSAAEERDDLSVMHRLLEALASPYEDRPELAPYREPPADECGYRTFCGT
- a CDS encoding efflux RND transporter periplasmic adaptor subunit, with the translated sequence MATAPLVKDTIYYRKFVCQIHARRQINIRAMQSGYLEAIRIKEGQFVKMGEELFKVIPTIYEAKYAADKADVLLAQIEYDNTKKLYDAQTRVVSQRELLEYGAKLAKAKAKLQLSEAELKFTTITAPFDGIIDRFYEQQGSLIQEGDNLTCLTDNSVMWVYFNVPEARYLDYMAELGPPQNDQEDYETRLKTFLSALNRQSQIELVLANGSTFPQTGRISAIEAKFNNETGNVAFRADFPNPNRLLRHGETGKLLIKQTLHNAIVIPVRATFQILDKRYVYVIGEDHVVRQREVAVQHEMDDIFIIKKGLDAKDKIVLDGVQQVRDGDKLEEFEFRKPEEVLGHQKFHAE
- a CDS encoding efflux RND transporter permease subunit, whose amino-acid sequence is MFKKILYRPALAIVLSILILFLGGIGIKTLPTAQFPAIAPPTVQVAITYPGASANVLVDSVLIPLEQSINGVQNMRYIVSDATSAGEATIRIYFEPGTDPSINVVNVQNRVNIMINRLPPLVRREGILVSQVVPSMLMYVNIYSTDPSADQKTLYNFANVYIMPRLKRIQGMGIPRNLGNRSFAMRVWLNPDRMRAYKVSSDEVMKALAEQSVIGSPGRLGRASGKTSQSREYVLTYIGRYTEPEQYANIILRANPEGEILRVKDVGEVELGSEFYDIYSDVDGRPATSIILKQSPGSNAAAVIEEIKRELSRIKKKSFPPGMEYEFAYDVSKFLDASIEKVLHTLLEAFILVSLVVYMFLGDVRSTLIPVLAVPVSLIGTFFVLRLVGLSINLITLFALVLAIGVVVDNAIVVVEAVHAKMHAKRLSPFPAVKEVLDEISGAIVAITLVMTSVFVPVTFMTGPVGTFYRQFGITMAAAIIISGLVALTLTPVLCAMILKPHDDANRATKSRGMWLVLAYILGGLLVLSLSCLAYYLWGPVGFLLLLAPLLQRPFNRAVEVVTDGYAGILRRVVTRRSLTVASVGGFVAGIYVVNMWTPTGFIPGEDQGIIYGIIQAPAGSTLEYTNAKCHGLQAIAKEIDGVASVTSVAGYEVLTEGRGSNAGTCIINLKNWSGRKLNARQIIGELEEKCRHGMTNVKVEFFEPPAVPGFGAAGGFSLRLLDEANATDYKQLGKVTEKFMDDLKRRKELSNLFTFYTANYPQYELVINNDVAMQKGVSIGNALDNLNILIGSTYEQGFVRFNQFYKVYVQAAPEFRRFPDDLDTLFVKNDRGEMVPYSAFMSVQMKEGLNEITRYNLYPSAAIKGNPAPGYSSGQAIRAIQEVAAETLPNGYDIGWEGLSYDESREGDEAVYIFLVVLVFVYLILVGQYESFLLPLAVILSLPIGVFGSFLLLQATGLDNDVYAQISLIMLVGLLGKNAILIVEVAVQQRQEGLPLKEAAIQGGKLRFRPIQMTSFAFVAGLLPMVVATGAGAIGNRTIGTTGVGGTLVGTLLGVLVIPGLYYMFGKMADGRKLLGDETSEPVSDALAKIFRR